The proteins below are encoded in one region of Desulfobulbaceae bacterium DB1:
- a CDS encoding 50S ribosomal protein L21, with product MYAIIRTGGKQYQVAAGEKLRVEKLAGEVGDTVELNDVLLVAAGDDVKIGRPVVDGAKVTARIVEQDKDKKVLIFKKKRRKGYKLRKGHRQPYTALEIKEITI from the coding sequence ATGTACGCTATAATTCGTACCGGCGGTAAACAGTATCAGGTGGCGGCAGGCGAAAAACTTCGCGTTGAAAAGCTTGCCGGTGAGGTGGGCGACACGGTGGAACTCAATGATGTTCTGCTGGTTGCCGCCGGTGATGATGTCAAGATCGGCCGGCCTGTTGTTGACGGCGCCAAGGTGACGGCCCGTATTGTCGAGCAGGATAAAGACAAAAAGGTGCTGATCTTCAAGAAGAAACGCCGCAAAGGATACAAGTTGCGAAAAGGCCATCGCCAGCCGTATACGGCGCTGGAAATTAAAGAAATAACCATTTAA
- a CDS encoding 50S ribosomal protein L27 — protein MAHKKAGGSSKNGRDSNAQRRGVKRFGGQEVRAGNILVRQLGTRIHPGTNVGLGRDYTLYAMVDGVVAYEKFGKDRKRVSVYPVETA, from the coding sequence GTGGCTCATAAGAAAGCAGGCGGTAGTTCAAAGAACGGCAGGGACAGTAATGCCCAGCGTCGTGGTGTGAAAAGATTCGGTGGCCAGGAAGTTCGGGCCGGAAACATCCTGGTGCGTCAGCTCGGCACCAGGATTCATCCCGGCACCAATGTCGGACTGGGCCGGGATTATACTCTCTATGCAATGGTCGATGGTGTTGTCGCATATGAGAAATTCGGTAAAGATCGCAAAAGAGTGAGCGTCTATCCGGTCGAAACCGCTTAA
- a CDS encoding GTPase ObgE, with translation MAFVDEAKFFVKAGDGGNGCISFRREKFVPKGGPDGGDGGRGGSVIMEASDRLNSLIDFRYRSHFIAQNGTGGQGKKMHGRKGSDCLVTVPVGSIIKDAETGEVIADFVTSHQRIVVAQGGKGGGGNVHYATATNRAPRKAGKGRPGDERWLLIELKLLADVGLIGLPNAGKSTLLSRLSAANPKVAPYPFTTLEPQLGVLRFEYGLQCIIADIPGLIEGAHHGAGLGHKFLRHIERTRILLHVIDASGQEGDPLDQYHTLEQELHLYNEALLGRHRLVLLNKVDLIEEQSAVDELRDRFGKEGIDVLPISAVTGHGLGELRDQIAHLLEEMRESEDVEEPT, from the coding sequence ATGGCATTCGTGGATGAAGCCAAATTTTTTGTCAAGGCCGGCGACGGAGGAAATGGATGTATCAGCTTCCGTCGGGAGAAGTTCGTGCCCAAGGGTGGACCTGACGGTGGTGACGGTGGGCGTGGCGGTTCGGTCATTATGGAGGCGTCCGACCGACTCAACTCACTGATCGACTTCCGTTACCGGTCCCACTTTATCGCCCAGAACGGGACAGGTGGGCAAGGCAAGAAGATGCATGGCCGGAAGGGCAGCGACTGCCTCGTCACTGTTCCTGTCGGCTCAATTATCAAGGACGCGGAAACAGGCGAAGTCATAGCCGATTTCGTCACCAGCCACCAGCGTATCGTGGTGGCGCAGGGCGGCAAGGGCGGCGGCGGCAATGTGCATTACGCCACCGCCACCAACCGGGCCCCGCGCAAGGCCGGTAAAGGTCGCCCCGGCGACGAACGCTGGCTCCTTATCGAACTCAAGCTGCTCGCCGATGTCGGTTTGATCGGCCTTCCCAATGCAGGAAAATCGACCCTGCTTTCCCGGCTGTCCGCCGCCAATCCCAAGGTTGCCCCATATCCATTCACGACGCTGGAGCCGCAGCTCGGCGTCCTGCGGTTTGAATATGGCCTGCAGTGCATTATCGCGGATATTCCAGGCCTCATCGAAGGCGCGCATCACGGTGCGGGCCTTGGGCATAAGTTTCTCCGCCATATTGAAAGGACCCGTATTCTGCTGCACGTCATAGACGCTTCCGGCCAGGAGGGTGATCCGCTCGATCAGTATCATACCCTGGAGCAGGAGTTGCACCTCTATAATGAAGCCTTGCTCGGCCGGCACCGTCTTGTCCTTTTAAACAAAGTCGATCTCATTGAGGAACAATCCGCTGTTGATGAGCTGCGTGACAGGTTCGGCAAAGAAGGCATCGATGTGCTGCCTATTTCCGCCGTCACCGGACACGGCTTAGGTGAATTGCGGGATCAGATTGCCCATCTCCTGGAGGAGATGCGCGAAAGTGAGGACGTGGAAGAACCGACATGA
- a CDS encoding glutamate 5-kinase, producing the protein MTFQVAREKGGELRKSYLSAAKRVVVKVGSAVLTTGSGLNQAVLDNLAEELTFLKESGREVILVSSGAVASGRKKLGLGNRVLRMREKQAAAAVGQSSLMHSYEDLFDRHDQKVAQVLLTHDDFAHRDRYLNVRNTIFTLFEWGILPIINENDTVSVKELRFGDNDTLGAMVANLIDADAFICLTDVDGLYTGNPCTNPQATRVHTVAEVDEEVENMAGNICGSSLGTGGMRSKILAAKMVAAKGGCSFIGPGREPGVLRKLFAGELVGTFFLPLERKLASRKHWIAYTLRPKGYLVLDTGACRALSDQGKSLLPSGIREVRGKFGVGDPVHCLSPEGKAIAAGLVNYDSADIERIHGCHTSKIEELIGYKDSDEVIHRDNLVMLGIRNSNTVNQEEVEATGFKE; encoded by the coding sequence ATGACATTTCAGGTGGCCCGGGAAAAGGGCGGCGAATTGCGTAAAAGTTATCTCAGTGCGGCAAAAAGGGTAGTGGTCAAAGTAGGCAGCGCCGTGCTCACCACCGGATCAGGCCTTAATCAGGCCGTACTTGACAATCTGGCCGAGGAACTGACCTTTCTCAAGGAAAGCGGCCGGGAGGTTATTCTGGTCAGTTCCGGAGCAGTGGCCTCGGGCCGGAAAAAGCTGGGCCTCGGCAATCGCGTGCTGCGCATGCGGGAAAAACAGGCTGCCGCAGCCGTGGGGCAATCGAGCCTCATGCATTCATACGAAGATCTGTTTGACCGCCATGATCAGAAGGTGGCCCAGGTACTGCTCACCCATGACGATTTCGCCCATCGGGATCGTTATCTTAATGTCAGAAACACCATCTTTACCCTGTTTGAATGGGGAATTCTCCCCATAATCAATGAAAACGATACCGTATCGGTCAAGGAACTCCGTTTCGGCGACAACGATACCCTGGGCGCCATGGTGGCCAATCTCATCGATGCCGACGCCTTTATCTGTCTGACCGACGTTGATGGTCTGTATACCGGCAATCCCTGTACCAATCCCCAGGCAACCAGGGTGCATACCGTGGCCGAGGTTGACGAGGAAGTGGAAAACATGGCCGGAAATATCTGCGGTTCAAGCCTCGGTACCGGCGGCATGCGCAGCAAGATACTTGCCGCCAAAATGGTGGCGGCCAAGGGCGGATGTTCGTTTATCGGTCCGGGCCGGGAGCCGGGGGTTCTGCGCAAGCTTTTTGCAGGTGAGCTGGTGGGCACCTTTTTTCTCCCCCTGGAGCGGAAGTTGGCCAGCAGGAAGCACTGGATCGCCTATACCCTTCGGCCCAAAGGCTATCTCGTGCTTGACACCGGCGCCTGCCGGGCCTTGTCCGATCAGGGCAAGAGTCTGCTGCCCTCGGGCATCCGCGAGGTGCGGGGGAAATTCGGGGTGGGAGATCCGGTGCACTGTCTTTCGCCTGAAGGAAAGGCCATTGCCGCGGGTCTGGTCAATTACGACTCAGCGGATATAGAAAGGATTCATGGCTGTCATACCTCGAAAATAGAGGAGTTGATCGGCTACAAGGACAGCGACGAGGTGATTCACCGGGATAATCTGGTTATGCTCGGCATTCGGAATTCAAACACGGTGAATCAGGAAGAAGTTGAAGCAACAGGCTTCAAGGAATAA